In one Melaminivora jejuensis genomic region, the following are encoded:
- the pssA gene encoding CDP-diacylglycerol--serine O-phosphatidyltransferase produces the protein MQEGQGGDTTRGVLVRKRRKGIYILPNLFTLAALFGGFYAIVMAVDARFDLAAAGVFWAMVFDSLDGRVARMTNTQSAFGEQMDSLSDMVSFGAAPALIAYMWALQGLGRWGWIAAFVYCSCAALRLARFNVNTGVVDKRWFQGLPSPAAAALVAGFIWLLTDAGVRPGEDGWLDWSTVTWIMFACTLYAGLTMVTNVPFYSFKDVQLKKSVPFAVIVLIALAIAVVNIDPPSVLFGVFVLYGLSGYGVYAWRKAKGQHTSVISTSTDEPDERGLHD, from the coding sequence ATGCAAGAAGGCCAAGGCGGCGATACCACGCGCGGCGTGCTGGTGCGCAAGCGCCGCAAGGGCATCTACATCCTGCCCAACCTGTTCACGCTGGCGGCGCTGTTCGGCGGCTTCTACGCCATTGTCATGGCCGTGGATGCGCGCTTCGATCTGGCGGCGGCTGGCGTGTTCTGGGCCATGGTGTTCGACAGCCTGGATGGCCGCGTGGCGCGCATGACCAATACGCAAAGCGCCTTCGGCGAGCAGATGGATTCACTGTCCGACATGGTGTCCTTTGGCGCGGCGCCGGCCTTGATCGCCTACATGTGGGCGCTGCAGGGCCTGGGGCGCTGGGGCTGGATAGCAGCCTTTGTGTACTGCTCGTGCGCGGCGCTGCGCCTGGCGCGCTTCAACGTCAACACCGGCGTGGTGGACAAGCGCTGGTTCCAGGGCCTGCCGTCGCCCGCTGCCGCTGCCCTGGTGGCCGGCTTCATCTGGCTGCTGACGGATGCTGGCGTGCGCCCGGGCGAGGATGGCTGGCTGGACTGGAGCACGGTGACCTGGATCATGTTCGCCTGCACGCTCTACGCCGGCCTGACCATGGTGACCAATGTGCCGTTCTACAGCTTTAAGGACGTGCAGCTCAAGAAAAGCGTGCCCTTTGCCGTCATCGTGCTGATCGCGCTGGCCATTGCCGTGGTCAACATCGACCCGCCCAGCGTGCTGTTCGGCGTGTTCGTGCTCTATGGCTTGTCGGGCTATGGGGTCTATGCCTGGCGCAAAGCCAAGGGGCAGCACACCAGCGTCATCAGCACCTCGACCGACGAACCCGACGAGCGCGGGCTGCACGACTGA
- the ilvC gene encoding ketol-acid reductoisomerase — protein MKVFYDKDCDLSLIKGKTVAIIGYGSQGHAHAQNLNDSGVKVVVGLRKGGASWDKVGKAGLNVLEVNDAVKAADVVMILLPDEQIAEVYRNNVEPNIKQGASLAFAHGFNVHYNQVVPRADLDVWMVAPKAPGHTVRNTYTQGGGVPHLVAVHQDKSGRARDLALSYAMANGGGKAGIIETNFKEETETDLFGEQAVLCGGAVELIKMGYETLVEAGYAPEMAYFECLHELKLIVDLIYEGGIANMNYSISNNAEYGEYVTGPEVINEQSRVAMRNALKRIQDGEYAKMFIQEGRLNYPSMTARRRNLADHSIEKVGAQLRAMMPWIAKNKLVDQSRN, from the coding sequence ATGAAAGTTTTCTACGACAAGGACTGTGACCTCTCGCTGATCAAGGGCAAGACCGTGGCCATCATCGGCTATGGCTCGCAAGGTCACGCCCACGCCCAGAACCTGAACGACAGCGGCGTGAAGGTCGTGGTGGGCCTGCGCAAGGGTGGCGCGTCCTGGGACAAGGTCGGCAAGGCCGGCCTGAACGTGCTGGAAGTCAACGACGCCGTCAAGGCTGCCGACGTGGTCATGATCCTGCTGCCCGACGAGCAGATCGCCGAGGTCTATCGCAACAACGTCGAACCCAACATCAAGCAGGGCGCTTCGCTGGCCTTCGCCCACGGCTTCAACGTCCACTACAACCAGGTCGTGCCGCGCGCCGACCTGGACGTGTGGATGGTGGCGCCCAAGGCGCCCGGCCACACGGTGCGCAACACCTACACCCAGGGCGGCGGCGTGCCCCACCTGGTTGCCGTGCACCAGGACAAGTCGGGCCGCGCACGCGACCTGGCACTGAGCTATGCCATGGCCAACGGCGGCGGCAAGGCCGGCATCATCGAGACCAACTTCAAGGAAGAGACCGAGACCGACCTGTTCGGCGAGCAGGCCGTGCTGTGCGGCGGCGCGGTCGAGTTGATCAAGATGGGCTACGAGACGCTGGTCGAAGCCGGCTACGCGCCCGAGATGGCCTACTTCGAGTGCCTGCATGAGCTGAAACTCATCGTGGATCTGATCTACGAAGGCGGCATCGCCAACATGAACTACTCGATCTCCAACAACGCCGAGTACGGCGAGTACGTCACGGGCCCCGAGGTCATCAACGAGCAGTCGCGCGTGGCCATGCGCAATGCCTTGAAGCGCATCCAGGACGGCGAGTACGCCAAGATGTTCATCCAGGAAGGCCGCCTGAACTACCCCAGCATGACGGCCCGCCGGCGCAACCTGGCCGACCACAGCATCGAAAAAGTGGGCGCCCAGCTGCGCGCCATGATGCCCTGGATCGCCAAGAACAAGCTGGTCGATCAGAGCCGCAACTGA
- the ilvN gene encoding acetolactate synthase small subunit has product MKHIIAVLIENEAGALSRVVGLFSARGYNIESLTVAPTEDPSLSRMTIQTTGSDDVIEQITKHLNRLIEVVKVVDLTEGAYTERELMMVKVRAVGKEREEMKRMADIFRGRIIDVTDKSYTIELTGDQPKNDAFLQAIDRTAILETVRTGASGIGRGERILRV; this is encoded by the coding sequence ATGAAACACATCATCGCCGTCCTGATCGAGAACGAAGCCGGTGCGCTGTCGCGCGTCGTGGGCCTGTTCTCGGCGCGGGGCTACAACATCGAATCGCTCACCGTGGCGCCGACGGAAGACCCGTCGCTGTCGCGCATGACCATCCAGACCACCGGCTCGGATGACGTGATCGAGCAGATCACCAAGCACCTGAATCGCCTGATCGAAGTCGTCAAGGTGGTCGATCTGACCGAGGGTGCCTACACCGAGCGCGAACTCATGATGGTCAAGGTGCGCGCCGTGGGCAAGGAGCGCGAGGAGATGAAGCGCATGGCCGACATCTTCCGTGGCCGCATCATCGACGTGACCGACAAGAGCTACACCATCGAGTTGACCGGCGACCAGCCCAAGAACGACGCCTTCCTGCAGGCCATCGACCGCACGGCCATCCTGGAGACCGTGCGCACCGGCGCCAGCGGCATTGGCCGGGGCGAGCGCATCCTGCGCGTCTAG